The Chloroflexota bacterium genome has a window encoding:
- the trmD gene encoding tRNA (guanosine(37)-N1)-methyltransferase TrmD: MRFDVFTLFPEVFVPYIDASIIARARARGLVDIALHNIRDWTTDRHHVVDDEPYGGGGGMVMKPEPIFAAVEGVLGSPPACPVILLTPQGRPFTQSVARELAQQPHLALLCGRYEGVDERVREHLVTDEISIGDYVLTGGELAALVVMDAVTRLLPGVLGDPDAPAKDSHAHGLLEHPHYTRPPVFRGWEVPEVLRSGDHARIARWRREQSLRRTWERRPDLLAHADLTDEERTLLARWEEERQRQGTP, encoded by the coding sequence ATGCGCTTTGACGTTTTTACCCTCTTCCCCGAAGTTTTCGTGCCTTACATTGATGCCAGCATCATCGCGCGCGCCCGCGCCCGTGGCCTGGTGGATATTGCGTTGCACAACATTCGCGATTGGACGACCGACAGGCACCACGTGGTGGACGATGAGCCATATGGCGGCGGCGGCGGCATGGTGATGAAGCCGGAGCCTATTTTCGCGGCCGTCGAAGGTGTGCTGGGAAGCCCCCCTGCCTGCCCTGTGATTTTGCTAACCCCACAGGGCAGGCCGTTTACCCAAAGCGTGGCGCGGGAACTTGCCCAACAGCCGCACCTTGCCTTGCTGTGTGGCCGCTATGAGGGGGTAGATGAGCGAGTTCGCGAGCACCTCGTGACCGACGAAATTTCCATTGGCGATTACGTCCTCACTGGCGGCGAACTGGCCGCCCTGGTGGTGATGGACGCCGTCACCCGCCTGCTGCCCGGCGTGCTGGGTGACCCCGACGCCCCCGCGAAGGATTCCCATGCCCACGGCTTGCTGGAACACCCGCACTACACCCGCCCGCCGGTCTTCCGAGGCTGGGAAGTGCCGGAAGTGCTCCGTTCCGGCGACCACGCCCGCATTGCCCGCTGGCGGCGAGAGCAGTCGTTGCGCCGCACCTGGGAACGCCGCCCCGACCTGCTGGCGCACGCCGACCTGACCGACGAGGAGCGCACCCTCCTCGCCCGTTGGGAGGAGGAACGGCAGCGGCAAGGCACCCCATGA